In a single window of the Pirellulales bacterium genome:
- a CDS encoding aminotransferase class I/II-fold pyridoxal phosphate-dependent enzyme: protein MTDSSDDICPQPGRLPQFPTEPLAAPIWLSSVYRCHDPQQAEEMLAGTLPGYVYSREGHPNAQLLAEKCRALHGAPQGAVVASGMAALAVVLLAQCQQGDHLVVSDQLYGRSHAQWVDEAARLGIASTIVDTTDLKATAAAMTDRTKLLLVETISNPLLRVADLSGLAEIAHSRGAKLVVDNTFASPAICRPLELGADLVVESLTKIMNGHSDVLLGLICGRDNAWDRVSRVLATYGFTAAPFECWLAERGLGTLHLRIERAADNALAAARFLAELPQVEAVHYPGLDKHPDHALAARQFGGRYGWMVTFTLRGDLATASRFISAAKRIPFCPSLGDICTTLNHPASTSHRLLSREARSKLGILDGTIRLSVGIESEQFVLDALTEALAAVG, encoded by the coding sequence ATGACCGACTCGTCCGACGATATTTGCCCCCAACCCGGCCGACTTCCCCAATTCCCCACCGAACCGCTCGCGGCTCCTATTTGGCTCTCTTCGGTTTATCGCTGCCACGATCCCCAGCAGGCCGAGGAGATGCTCGCCGGCACGTTGCCGGGCTACGTCTATAGCCGCGAAGGACATCCCAATGCTCAGTTGCTCGCCGAAAAGTGCCGCGCTTTGCACGGGGCACCGCAAGGGGCAGTCGTTGCCTCGGGCATGGCGGCTTTGGCTGTGGTGCTCTTGGCTCAATGCCAGCAGGGAGACCATCTGGTCGTGAGCGATCAATTATACGGGCGGAGTCACGCCCAGTGGGTCGATGAGGCAGCCCGATTGGGCATCGCTTCGACAATTGTTGACACGACCGATCTAAAGGCAACTGCCGCCGCGATGACCGATCGCACCAAGCTGTTGCTGGTGGAAACGATCAGCAATCCGCTGTTGCGGGTGGCCGATCTTTCGGGATTGGCCGAGATCGCCCATTCCCGCGGCGCCAAGCTGGTGGTCGACAACACATTTGCGTCGCCCGCCATTTGCCGGCCGCTGGAATTGGGCGCCGATCTGGTCGTCGAAAGCCTGACCAAAATCATGAACGGCCATAGCGATGTGCTGTTGGGCCTGATCTGCGGCCGGGACAACGCTTGGGATCGCGTTTCGCGCGTGTTGGCCACCTATGGCTTCACGGCGGCGCCGTTCGAATGCTGGCTCGCGGAGCGCGGCCTCGGCACGCTGCATTTGCGGATCGAACGAGCTGCCGACAACGCGCTGGCGGCCGCCCGATTTCTGGCCGAACTGCCGCAGGTGGAAGCCGTGCATTATCCGGGCCTGGACAAACATCCCGATCATGCACTGGCTGCGAGACAGTTTGGCGGCCGGTATGGCTGGATGGTCACCTTCACGCTCCGCGGCGACTTGGCCACCGCCTCGCGGTTCATCTCAGCGGCCAAGCGGATCCCGTTTTGCCCATCGCTCGGCGACATTTGCACGACGCTGAACCACCCCGCATCGACGAGCCATCGCCTTCTGTCGCGCGAAGCCCGGAGCAAGCTCGGCATTCTGGATGGCACGATCCGGCTGTCGGTCGGCATCGAATCGGAGCAATTCGTGCTCGACGCCCTGACCGAAGCCCTGGCGGCGGTCGGGTGA
- a CDS encoding HlyD family efflux transporter periplasmic adaptor subunit, translated as MRATLIACSAVAAMAFAVRLSAQTPADSPQPLPTDAPAPAPADAPIISRCLVSAIDDAQVSAKEAGVITTINVHEGQLVMKGELLAQIDDAQPQMEKRKAMAEKNAAEVKANSDIEKRFDVASAEVSRFDYLRKLEANGRVRGAVTDTEIKESELKWIADKLKIEQADLELKIAKLTVDDKQAEVDAADEAINRRQIRAPQDGVIEQIVPHVGEWVKPGDSVIRLVRIDRLQVEGFLRGDAYNPWEVRDRPVTVFVKLARQTDPVAFTGRITFVDPLKEAGNSFRVKASVENRLAPGRKDEWLLHPGDTATMRIDLN; from the coding sequence ATGCGTGCAACCCTCATCGCTTGTTCGGCGGTTGCTGCGATGGCGTTCGCCGTCCGGCTTTCGGCCCAAACGCCGGCCGATTCGCCCCAGCCACTCCCCACCGACGCTCCGGCTCCAGCCCCGGCCGATGCGCCGATCATCTCGCGATGTCTCGTGTCGGCAATCGACGATGCGCAGGTGTCGGCCAAGGAGGCCGGAGTGATCACGACGATCAACGTCCATGAAGGGCAACTCGTCATGAAAGGCGAACTCCTCGCCCAGATCGACGACGCCCAGCCTCAGATGGAAAAACGCAAGGCGATGGCCGAAAAAAATGCCGCCGAAGTCAAGGCCAATAGCGACATCGAAAAACGCTTCGATGTCGCCTCGGCCGAAGTTTCGCGATTCGACTATCTCCGCAAACTAGAGGCCAACGGCCGAGTCCGCGGCGCGGTTACCGACACGGAAATCAAAGAGTCGGAACTGAAATGGATCGCCGATAAATTGAAAATCGAACAAGCCGACCTCGAATTGAAAATCGCCAAGCTGACGGTCGACGACAAACAGGCCGAAGTCGACGCGGCCGACGAAGCAATCAATCGCCGCCAGATCCGGGCACCGCAAGACGGCGTCATCGAGCAGATCGTGCCGCACGTCGGCGAATGGGTCAAACCGGGCGACAGCGTCATCCGGCTGGTGCGCATCGATCGCTTGCAGGTGGAAGGTTTCTTACGCGGCGACGCGTACAACCCGTGGGAAGTGCGCGACCGGCCAGTGACCGTATTCGTCAAATTGGCCCGCCAGACCGATCCGGTAGCCTTCACCGGGCGGATCACGTTCGTCGATCCGTTGAAGGAGGCGGGCAATAGTTTCCGCGTCAAGGCCAGCGTCGAAAACCGCCTCGCCCCCGGCCGCAAAGACGAATGGCTGCTACACCCCGGCGACACCGCCACGATGCGGATAGATCTGAATTAG
- a CDS encoding biotin/lipoyl-binding protein, with protein MSSASSAFDPELIDQTRQQLRTLVHEIEGLSRSELSPGEFYEGFLNRVVSALAAVGGAIWSLDESGRFKLIYQMNLKETRLAESEAAQQQHGLLLRNVAGSGQGALIAPHSGTGEAGQDGNTNGDGVAAANPTDFLLVLGALKSDKEVQGVVEIFQRPGSRPTVERGYLRFLSQMCELAGDYLKTRNLRLFADRQLMWSQLELFTRLAHESLDPKQAAYTIANEGRRLIGCDRVTVALRNGKKCRVVAVSGQETIDQRSNTVSQLGKLATVVVAGGDPLWYTGDTANLPPQIEKAVESYADEAHSKLVAVLPLARPQPEPEENELDRPPPDFLGALIVEQISEDTLTESMRRRVDVVSEHSSLALANAREHNDLFLMPVWRSIGKLSWIVQARTLPKTLAIAGAVLVLLIAMFVLPWKYELSGKGTLEPVNRQDIFAGVDGVVEQIKVHNGQSVKKGDVLLKLRNEDLGAQITKVAGDLAVAEVQQAAAERALHDAHLTREDRDRLDGQARQYGEAARSAEQQLELLRNKEDELTIRSPIAGEVITWQIADKLLNRPVERGQLLLTVADPTKAWELEVHMPEDRMGAVVEAQNQLDEQKKKWAAEGKPKPDAMLPVSFILATDPGNRHQGLLKEIHKGANVMGEEGNVVLLRVKIQNDGHDLGLTDVRPGATVTAKVDCGKASLGYVLFHDVIAFIQSKVLFRF; from the coding sequence ATGAGTTCCGCCTCTTCCGCTTTCGATCCTGAATTGATCGACCAGACGCGTCAACAACTGCGCACCCTGGTCCACGAAATCGAAGGGCTCTCCCGCTCGGAGCTTTCGCCGGGCGAATTCTACGAAGGGTTTTTGAACCGCGTCGTGTCTGCATTGGCGGCGGTCGGCGGAGCGATTTGGTCGCTCGATGAATCGGGTAGGTTCAAGCTGATCTACCAGATGAACCTCAAGGAAACCCGGCTCGCCGAAAGCGAAGCCGCGCAGCAGCAGCATGGCCTTCTGCTGCGAAACGTGGCCGGCAGCGGGCAAGGGGCCCTGATCGCACCGCACTCCGGCACCGGCGAAGCCGGCCAAGACGGCAACACCAATGGCGATGGTGTCGCGGCCGCCAATCCAACCGATTTTCTCCTCGTCCTCGGCGCCCTGAAAAGCGACAAGGAAGTGCAAGGCGTCGTCGAAATCTTTCAACGTCCCGGCAGTCGGCCCACCGTCGAGCGCGGCTATCTGCGGTTCCTTTCGCAGATGTGCGAGCTGGCCGGCGACTACTTGAAAACACGCAACCTCCGCCTCTTCGCCGACCGGCAGTTGATGTGGAGCCAGTTGGAGCTGTTCACACGGCTGGCCCACGAAAGCCTCGACCCAAAACAAGCGGCGTACACGATTGCCAACGAAGGCCGCCGGCTGATCGGCTGCGACCGCGTCACCGTTGCGCTGCGGAACGGAAAGAAATGCCGAGTCGTGGCGGTGAGCGGGCAGGAAACGATCGACCAACGCTCGAACACCGTGTCGCAATTGGGCAAGCTCGCCACGGTCGTGGTCGCCGGCGGCGATCCGCTCTGGTATACCGGCGATACGGCAAACCTGCCGCCGCAGATCGAAAAGGCGGTCGAATCCTACGCCGACGAAGCGCATTCGAAGCTCGTGGCCGTGCTGCCGCTCGCCCGGCCGCAGCCCGAGCCGGAAGAGAACGAACTGGATCGCCCGCCCCCCGATTTTCTTGGCGCGCTGATCGTCGAACAAATCTCCGAAGACACGCTCACCGAAAGCATGCGCCGCCGCGTCGATGTCGTGTCGGAGCACAGCTCGCTGGCGCTGGCAAACGCCCGGGAACACAACGATCTATTCCTGATGCCGGTGTGGCGGTCGATCGGCAAATTGAGTTGGATCGTTCAAGCCCGGACGCTGCCAAAAACATTGGCGATTGCCGGGGCGGTGTTGGTGTTGCTCATCGCGATGTTCGTGCTGCCGTGGAAATATGAACTCTCGGGCAAGGGGACGCTCGAACCGGTCAATCGGCAAGATATTTTTGCCGGAGTCGATGGCGTGGTCGAGCAGATCAAGGTGCACAACGGCCAGAGCGTGAAGAAGGGGGACGTGCTGTTGAAGCTGCGGAACGAAGACCTCGGCGCCCAGATCACGAAAGTTGCCGGCGATCTGGCGGTCGCCGAAGTGCAGCAAGCCGCAGCCGAACGGGCACTGCACGACGCCCATCTCACGCGTGAGGATCGCGATCGGCTCGATGGCCAGGCACGGCAATACGGTGAAGCCGCACGCAGCGCCGAACAGCAATTGGAACTGCTGCGAAATAAAGAGGACGAGCTGACGATCCGCAGCCCGATCGCCGGCGAGGTGATCACTTGGCAAATCGCGGACAAGCTGCTTAACCGGCCCGTCGAACGGGGCCAGTTGCTGTTGACCGTGGCCGATCCGACGAAGGCCTGGGAATTGGAAGTCCACATGCCCGAGGACCGCATGGGAGCGGTCGTCGAGGCGCAAAACCAGCTCGACGAGCAGAAGAAAAAATGGGCCGCCGAAGGCAAGCCAAAACCCGACGCGATGCTGCCGGTTTCGTTTATCCTGGCAACCGATCCCGGCAATCGGCATCAAGGCCTCCTGAAAGAAATTCACAAGGGGGCCAACGTCATGGGCGAGGAAGGCAATGTCGTCCTGCTACGCGTGAAAATCCAGAACGACGGGCACGACCTCGGGCTGACCGACGTTCGCCCCGGCGCGACCGTCACCGCAAAAGTCGATTGCGGAAAAGCCTCGCTGGGATACGTGTTGTTCCACGATGTCATTGCATTTATCCAATCGAAGGTCTTGTTCCGGTTTTAG
- a CDS encoding type III PLP-dependent enzyme, with translation MIDDEQLEVLAREHGTPLFIVDHDELRRNYATFKRHLPRVQAYYAVKANSDPAIVETFYKAGASLDVASMAEFHLAYENIQSLPPKERQDFIWDKIIYANPIKDIRTLEELDPYKPLVTYDNWAEIAKIKQYAPHAGLILRMRVPNTGAVVELSSKFGAGSGEAVDLIEAAFAAGLVVEGLSFHVGSQCTNFSNYVQALNLAAGIFAEAHSRGFPQVKILDIGGGFPAAYDQHVKPFEELATMLNGEFERLFPANMEILAEPGRFLVATAATAVAGVIGKAVRDGKQCYYINDGVYHTYSGVIFDHIHYPVHAFKQGPTEVCSVFGPTCDALDTISLSEQLPDLELGDFVYSRNMGAYTHASSTHFNGFPPAKVVHVNR, from the coding sequence ATGATCGACGACGAGCAACTCGAAGTGTTGGCCCGCGAACACGGCACCCCGCTGTTTATCGTCGATCACGACGAATTGCGGCGCAACTACGCGACCTTCAAACGCCATCTACCGCGCGTGCAAGCGTATTATGCGGTCAAGGCAAATTCCGACCCGGCGATCGTGGAAACGTTTTACAAAGCCGGCGCGAGCCTCGATGTCGCTTCGATGGCCGAGTTTCACTTGGCATATGAAAATATCCAGTCGCTGCCGCCCAAAGAGCGGCAGGATTTCATCTGGGACAAAATCATCTACGCCAATCCGATCAAAGACATCCGCACGCTCGAAGAGCTCGATCCCTACAAGCCGCTGGTGACCTACGACAATTGGGCCGAGATCGCCAAAATCAAGCAATACGCGCCGCACGCCGGTTTGATCCTGCGGATGCGCGTGCCGAACACGGGGGCCGTGGTCGAACTGTCGTCGAAATTCGGGGCGGGCTCGGGCGAGGCCGTCGATCTGATCGAAGCGGCGTTCGCGGCCGGGCTCGTGGTCGAAGGGCTCAGCTTCCACGTCGGCAGCCAGTGCACGAACTTTTCGAACTACGTGCAGGCGTTGAACCTTGCCGCGGGCATCTTTGCCGAAGCCCATTCGCGCGGCTTTCCGCAGGTGAAGATTCTCGATATCGGCGGCGGTTTCCCGGCCGCCTACGATCAGCACGTCAAGCCGTTCGAGGAACTGGCCACGATGCTCAACGGCGAATTCGAACGGTTATTTCCAGCCAATATGGAAATCCTTGCTGAGCCGGGCCGGTTCTTGGTCGCCACGGCCGCCACCGCCGTGGCCGGCGTGATCGGCAAAGCGGTCCGCGACGGAAAACAGTGCTACTACATCAACGATGGCGTGTATCACACGTATTCGGGCGTGATCTTCGACCACATTCACTACCCGGTCCACGCATTCAAGCAGGGGCCGACTGAAGTCTGCTCGGTGTTCGGCCCGACGTGCGATGCGCTCGACACGATTTCGCTTTCGGAGCAGCTTCCCGATCTCGAACTAGGCGACTTCGTCTACAGCCGCAATATGGGCGCCTACACCCACGCCTCATCGACCCACTTCAACGGTTTTCCGCCGGCGAAAGTCGTGCATGTGAATCGGTAG